The following proteins come from a genomic window of Microbacterium sp. SY138:
- a CDS encoding gluconokinase: MSVRVVVMGPSGSGKSTVGAFLAESLGARFIDGDDLHPAANVRKMAAGVPLDDTDRLPWLRLVGETLQSEDRVVVACSALKRVYRDVIRTGAPETFFAELAIGRAVLEERMRLRADHFMPAALLDSQLQTLESLEADEAGIRVDESADVRTAAAVIAEAAQRR; encoded by the coding sequence ATGAGTGTGCGCGTCGTCGTGATGGGCCCGAGCGGTTCGGGCAAGTCGACCGTGGGTGCGTTCCTCGCCGAGAGCCTCGGTGCGCGCTTCATCGACGGCGATGATCTGCATCCGGCCGCGAACGTCCGCAAGATGGCGGCCGGGGTGCCTCTGGACGACACGGATCGGCTGCCCTGGCTCCGTCTGGTCGGCGAGACGCTGCAGAGTGAGGACCGCGTCGTCGTGGCGTGCTCGGCGCTCAAGCGCGTCTATCGCGACGTCATCCGGACCGGAGCGCCCGAGACGTTCTTCGCCGAACTCGCTATCGGTCGCGCGGTGCTCGAGGAGCGGATGCGGCTGCGGGCCGATCACTTCATGCCGGCGGCGCTCCTGGACTCGCAGCTCCAGACGCTCGAATCGCTCGAGGCCGATGAGGCTGGAATCCGGGTGGACGAGTCGGCGGACGTCCGGACCGCGGCCGCCGTCATCGCCGAAGCGGCACAGCGGCGCTGA
- a CDS encoding 50S ribosomal protein L25/general stress protein Ctc has product MSEDTKVQAELRESFGKGFARRLRAAGKIPAVIYGHGTEPVHVALPGHQVSLIIRRANALLELDIEGKGQLALVKDVQRDPVHQIIEHIDLLVVKKGEKVAIDVPIVVTGESAAGTIVNLDATTLSIEAEATHIPQNIEVSVEGLEEGAHITGADVKLPKGSTLLSDPEVLVVAISVPAAPTEDDEEAAEAGEATEAAEEAAAE; this is encoded by the coding sequence ATGTCTGAAGACACCAAGGTCCAGGCCGAGCTCCGCGAGAGCTTCGGCAAGGGCTTCGCCCGCCGCCTCCGCGCCGCCGGCAAGATCCCCGCCGTCATCTACGGCCACGGCACCGAGCCGGTGCACGTCGCGCTGCCGGGCCACCAGGTCTCGCTCATCATCCGTCGCGCCAACGCGCTTCTCGAGCTCGACATCGAGGGCAAGGGCCAGCTCGCCCTCGTCAAGGACGTCCAGCGCGACCCGGTGCACCAGATCATCGAGCACATCGACCTGCTCGTCGTGAAGAAGGGCGAGAAGGTCGCCATCGACGTCCCGATCGTCGTCACGGGCGAGTCCGCTGCCGGCACCATCGTCAACCTCGACGCGACCACGCTGTCGATCGAGGCCGAGGCCACGCACATCCCGCAGAACATCGAGGTCTCCGTCGAGGGCCTGGAAGAGGGCGCGCACATCACCGGCGCCGACGTGAAGCTCCCCAAGGGCTCCACGCTGCTCTCCGACCCCGAGGTCCTCGTCGTGGCGATCTCGGTCCCGGCTGCACCCACCGAGGATGACGAAGAGGCCGCCGAGGCCGGCGAGGCCACCGAGGCTGCCGAAGAGGCCGCCGCGGAGTGA
- the pth gene encoding aminoacyl-tRNA hydrolase, producing the protein MASTWLVVGLGNPGPRYEATRHNIGQMVVDELASRRGEAFREHKGGARVVETWVRPGADKLVLAKPNTFMNVSGTPVAALARFYSVPPEQVIVVHDELDIPFDTVKLKTGGGHGGHNGVRDVARALSTADFPRVRVGIGRPVGRQDPADWVLAPFGKEERPNLPILIADAADAVELLVDEGLLAAQQKHHAPR; encoded by the coding sequence ATGGCATCGACCTGGCTCGTGGTGGGGCTCGGCAACCCCGGCCCGCGATACGAGGCCACGCGACACAACATCGGGCAGATGGTGGTCGATGAGCTGGCATCGCGGCGCGGCGAAGCCTTCCGTGAGCACAAGGGCGGAGCCCGCGTCGTCGAGACGTGGGTGCGCCCCGGCGCGGACAAGCTCGTGCTGGCCAAGCCGAACACCTTCATGAACGTCTCGGGGACCCCGGTGGCGGCGCTGGCCCGGTTCTACTCGGTGCCGCCAGAGCAGGTGATCGTGGTACACGATGAACTCGACATCCCGTTCGACACGGTCAAGCTCAAGACCGGGGGAGGACACGGCGGACACAACGGTGTCCGTGATGTCGCACGGGCGCTGAGCACTGCCGACTTTCCGCGTGTGCGGGTGGGCATCGGCCGTCCGGTCGGGCGTCAGGATCCCGCGGACTGGGTGCTCGCCCCGTTCGGCAAGGAAGAGCGGCCGAACCTGCCGATCCTCATCGCGGACGCCGCCGACGCGGTCGAGCTGCTGGTCGACGAAGGCCTTCTCGCGGCACAGCAGAAGCACCACGCGCCGCGCTGA
- the trpS gene encoding tryptophan--tRNA ligase has translation MTKPRLYSGMQPSADSLQIGNYIGALLQWRDLQSSYDAFFSVVDLHAITVAQDPAELREKTRRTAAQYIAAGIEPSLSTLYVQSHVRAHAELAWILSTITGFGEAGRMTQFKDKSSRYGADSTSVGLFTYPVLMAADILLYQTDVVPVGDDQKQHVELTRDLAERFNSRFGETFTVPMPVIQKETARIYDLQNPTSKMSKSAESDAGVLWMLDDPAKSAKKIMRAVTDNEGSVRFDRENKPGVSNLLTIYAALTGRQVAAIEDEYAGRGYGDFKKGLAEVIVNEFEPVRARALELLDDPAELDRILAENAARADAVADATLSDVYDRVGLLRRV, from the coding sequence GTGACGAAACCTCGCCTTTACTCCGGAATGCAGCCCTCCGCCGACTCCCTCCAGATCGGCAACTACATCGGCGCGCTGCTCCAGTGGCGGGACCTGCAGAGCTCCTACGACGCGTTCTTCTCCGTCGTCGACCTGCACGCGATCACGGTCGCCCAGGATCCGGCCGAGCTCCGCGAGAAGACGCGTCGCACGGCCGCCCAGTACATCGCGGCCGGCATCGAGCCGTCGCTGTCGACGCTGTACGTGCAGTCGCATGTGCGAGCACACGCCGAGCTCGCGTGGATCCTCAGCACCATCACGGGCTTCGGCGAGGCCGGCCGGATGACCCAGTTCAAGGACAAGTCCTCGCGGTACGGCGCGGACTCGACCAGCGTCGGACTGTTCACCTACCCGGTGCTGATGGCCGCCGACATTCTGCTGTACCAGACCGACGTGGTGCCGGTGGGTGACGACCAGAAGCAGCACGTCGAGCTCACGCGCGACCTCGCCGAGCGCTTCAACTCGCGCTTCGGCGAGACCTTCACCGTGCCGATGCCGGTCATCCAGAAGGAGACCGCGCGCATCTACGACCTGCAGAACCCGACGTCGAAGATGTCGAAGTCGGCCGAAAGCGATGCCGGCGTGCTGTGGATGCTCGACGACCCGGCGAAGTCGGCGAAGAAGATCATGCGTGCGGTGACCGACAACGAGGGATCGGTGCGGTTCGACCGCGAGAACAAGCCCGGCGTCTCGAACCTGCTCACGATCTACGCGGCCCTCACCGGGCGCCAGGTCGCCGCGATCGAGGACGAATACGCGGGTCGCGGTTACGGCGATTTCAAGAAGGGTCTTGCCGAGGTCATCGTGAACGAGTTCGAGCCGGTGCGTGCCAGGGCCCTCGAGCTGCTCGACGATCCTGCCGAGCTCGATCGCATCCTGGCGGAGAACGCCGCGCGCGCTGACGCCGTCGCCGACGCGACCCTCTCCGACGTGTACGACCGGGTGGGTCTGCTCCGGCGCGTCTGA
- a CDS encoding SRPBCC family protein, giving the protein MASVSPRSRSRGDRALYVEILIVAPLDEVWRLTQDPASHVRWDARFSDIVPQRTRADGAQDFRYELDLVVHTIRGTGVSYATKESPSGERTSALLFDTDDALSPLGTGRGYWRYVPTEKGVRFLTGYDYAPGWGWLGRVLDPLVTRRFVWWLTARSFDRLRLWAELGIPPEETSGWRSLRRGYRPRARNCLSRPRRTGRTIMEDVPISLEEIA; this is encoded by the coding sequence ATGGCCTCCGTATCCCCGCGTTCACGGTCGCGAGGGGATCGGGCCCTCTATGTCGAGATCCTCATCGTCGCGCCCCTGGACGAGGTGTGGCGGCTGACGCAGGATCCGGCCTCGCACGTGCGCTGGGATGCGCGTTTCAGCGACATCGTGCCGCAGCGCACCCGAGCAGACGGTGCGCAGGACTTCCGCTACGAGCTCGATCTCGTGGTGCACACGATCCGCGGGACCGGCGTATCGTACGCCACGAAGGAGAGCCCCTCGGGAGAGCGCACCTCCGCGCTGCTCTTCGACACCGACGATGCGCTCTCGCCGCTCGGAACCGGGCGCGGCTACTGGCGCTACGTGCCGACGGAGAAGGGCGTGCGATTCCTCACCGGCTACGACTACGCACCGGGATGGGGATGGCTGGGACGCGTTCTCGATCCGCTGGTGACCCGACGGTTCGTCTGGTGGCTCACCGCCCGCAGCTTCGATCGTCTCCGGTTGTGGGCCGAGCTGGGCATACCTCCGGAGGAGACCAGCGGCTGGCGGTCGCTCCGGCGCGGGTACCGACCACGCGCACGCAACTGCCTCTCACGCCCCCGGCGCACCGGGCGGACCATCATGGAGGACGTACCGATATCCCTCGAGGAGATCGCATGA
- a CDS encoding DUF4166 domain-containing protein, whose amino-acid sequence MTTGTGIFERALGADFARLHPQLQRRFGVGVDAGYGCIGRGVMSEVRRGPWWTLPFLLIGTFRNILFPERGWNVPFRIDNLAYVDDFGRETVTFVRTMDVRPGRRRRFDATMIYSDARRRVVDYLGTHQHLAVDLDLAVTDDGGLLLTSGAQRFYEGPIAFRFPMLFSGRARLIERYDDEQERYLIDLEIHNDVFGFLFGYRGAFTCEFVGGPAPETVKPYREEIRE is encoded by the coding sequence ATGACGACCGGGACCGGGATCTTCGAGCGCGCACTGGGCGCCGACTTCGCGCGCCTCCATCCGCAGCTGCAGCGCCGCTTCGGGGTCGGCGTGGACGCCGGATACGGCTGCATCGGACGCGGGGTGATGTCCGAGGTCCGGCGAGGCCCGTGGTGGACCCTGCCTTTCCTGCTGATCGGCACGTTCCGCAACATCCTGTTCCCCGAGCGGGGGTGGAATGTGCCGTTCCGGATCGACAACCTGGCCTACGTCGACGACTTCGGTCGCGAGACCGTGACCTTCGTGCGGACGATGGACGTGCGCCCCGGCCGCCGCCGCCGATTCGACGCGACCATGATCTACAGCGACGCACGTCGACGGGTGGTCGACTATCTGGGTACGCACCAGCACCTGGCCGTCGACCTCGATCTGGCCGTCACCGACGACGGCGGGCTCCTGCTCACCTCGGGCGCACAGCGCTTCTACGAGGGGCCCATCGCCTTCCGCTTCCCGATGCTCTTCAGCGGGCGCGCTCGGCTCATCGAGCGCTACGACGACGAGCAGGAGCGGTATCTGATCGACCTCGAGATCCACAACGATGTCTTCGGGTTCCTGTTCGGCTACCGCGGTGCCTTCACCTGCGAGTTCGTCGGCGGACCGGCTCCGGAGACCGTCAAGCCGTACCGCGAGGAGATCCGCGAGTGA
- a CDS encoding DUF4166 domain-containing protein — protein sequence MTARGAAFLEALGEEAERLHPEILAQMRVEARNDGAEGVFAVAGSRFGRLAALASPLVGPRLLVTRFGRDVPFRIDTVSGRSPSGRPTLDTVREFRFADTTQHVVDRLFATGHPGLVQNALGSRGRVEMLEECSVTDDGALRMRTRAVALRLGRCRIALRGILRIDVDLVDGWDDTHDRRTIEMRATSPVLGTVLEYRGWYRYADATPGAAQ from the coding sequence GTGACCGCGCGCGGAGCCGCCTTTCTCGAAGCGCTGGGGGAGGAGGCGGAGAGGCTTCATCCCGAGATCCTGGCGCAGATGCGCGTCGAGGCGAGGAACGACGGAGCCGAGGGGGTCTTCGCGGTCGCCGGCAGCCGGTTCGGGCGCCTCGCCGCCCTCGCGTCGCCCCTCGTCGGGCCGCGGCTGCTCGTCACGCGGTTCGGCCGCGACGTGCCCTTCCGGATCGATACCGTGTCCGGTCGATCGCCCTCGGGGCGGCCGACGCTCGACACGGTCCGGGAGTTCCGTTTCGCCGACACGACACAGCACGTCGTCGACCGGCTCTTCGCCACGGGACATCCCGGCCTCGTCCAGAATGCGCTGGGGTCGAGGGGCCGGGTCGAGATGCTCGAGGAGTGCTCGGTGACCGACGACGGTGCGCTGCGTATGCGCACTCGGGCCGTCGCGCTGCGTCTCGGCCGATGCAGGATCGCGCTACGCGGGATTCTCCGCATCGACGTCGATCTCGTGGACGGCTGGGACGACACTCACGACCGACGCACCATCGAGATGCGCGCGACGAGTCCCGTGCTCGGGACCGTCCTGGAGTACCGGGGATGGTACCGCTACGCGGATGCCACCCCCGGCGCCGCTCAATAG
- a CDS encoding exodeoxyribonuclease III → MPHLRIATVNVNGIRAAARNGMSSWLDDAGVDILTLQEVRGQDEHLEAALPGWSLVHDEATAKGRAGVAIASRTPALASRTAFGPDDFDSKGRWIEADYLIGDRPLTVVSAYVHSGEADTPKQDEKWKFLDAFGTRLAELGADGALALVTGDLNVGHRELDIKNWRGNRKKAGFLPRERAYFDRFLGEAGAEVSGVDGTVGTGLGWIDVGRKFHGEVDGPYTWWSMRGQAFDNDSGWRIDYHLATPALAERVETYHVARAAAYDQRWSDHAPVVVDYRY, encoded by the coding sequence ATGCCTCATCTGCGTATCGCCACGGTCAATGTCAACGGAATCCGAGCGGCGGCTCGCAACGGGATGAGCTCCTGGCTCGACGACGCCGGAGTCGACATCCTCACGCTGCAAGAGGTGCGCGGGCAGGACGAGCATCTCGAGGCCGCGCTCCCTGGCTGGTCGCTCGTCCATGACGAGGCCACCGCGAAGGGACGTGCCGGCGTCGCCATCGCCAGCCGCACGCCTGCGCTGGCCTCGCGCACCGCCTTCGGACCCGACGACTTCGACTCCAAGGGGCGATGGATCGAGGCCGACTACCTGATCGGCGACCGTCCGCTGACCGTGGTGAGCGCCTACGTGCACTCCGGCGAGGCCGACACCCCGAAGCAGGATGAGAAGTGGAAGTTCCTCGACGCGTTCGGCACGCGGCTCGCTGAACTCGGCGCCGACGGCGCCCTCGCCCTCGTGACCGGCGACCTGAACGTCGGACACCGCGAGCTCGACATCAAGAACTGGCGAGGAAACCGCAAGAAGGCCGGTTTCCTTCCCCGCGAGCGCGCGTACTTCGATCGGTTCCTCGGCGAGGCCGGCGCGGAGGTCTCCGGTGTCGACGGCACCGTGGGCACCGGCCTCGGCTGGATCGACGTGGGGCGGAAGTTCCACGGCGAGGTCGACGGACCCTACACCTGGTGGTCGATGCGCGGGCAGGCGTTCGACAACGACTCCGGGTGGCGCATCGACTACCACCTGGCGACGCCTGCACTCGCCGAGCGTGTGGAGACCTACCACGTCGCGCGCGCTGCGGCCTATGACCAGCGCTGGAGCGACCACGCGCCCGTCGTCGTCGACTACCGCTATTGA
- a CDS encoding YihY/virulence factor BrkB family protein, with protein MSEPDGSATDPGRLDAAVERATALTQRTLGLFPVRVWRHFLQHNGFLLAAGVSYQALFAIFAAIYLAFAIAGLWLGGSDEAVDALIAMINSYIPNLILPEGGVVTPDQVKDIAASTTGVLSVTGLIALGTVIWTAIGWVTFSRRATRDIFGLPPDRRSYVILKARDLLAAVIFGASLVAGSVLSSASAAILSWLLGLLGWDSSSNGVILIRIGAVIVSFALMSGALAAMVRFLTGTSLHWQTIWPGALLGGGAMTILQFGAGFLLSYTPSNPLLATFAIFIGLLLWFRINGVVMLVASSWIAVAAQDRDLPLLTLTEAERRMAEYQALLTAARIRVREAHAAREAAPWYRVWSAAKAVRDAEQELADLEASPPPPPDPSTPLAQRLLSELHRPGRDVGSAR; from the coding sequence GTGTCCGAACCCGATGGCTCCGCGACCGACCCCGGTCGCCTCGATGCGGCCGTCGAGCGCGCGACCGCGCTGACGCAGCGCACCCTCGGACTGTTCCCCGTGCGCGTCTGGCGCCACTTCCTGCAGCACAACGGATTCCTCCTCGCCGCGGGCGTGAGCTACCAGGCCCTCTTCGCGATCTTCGCCGCGATCTACCTGGCCTTCGCGATCGCCGGACTCTGGCTCGGAGGCAGCGATGAAGCCGTCGACGCCCTCATCGCGATGATCAACAGCTACATCCCCAATCTGATCCTTCCCGAGGGCGGTGTGGTCACGCCCGATCAGGTGAAGGACATCGCGGCGAGCACCACCGGAGTGCTGAGCGTCACCGGTCTGATCGCGCTCGGCACCGTGATCTGGACCGCGATCGGCTGGGTCACGTTCTCTCGTCGTGCGACCAGAGACATCTTCGGTCTGCCGCCCGATCGTCGCAGCTACGTGATCCTGAAGGCGCGCGACCTGCTCGCGGCGGTGATCTTCGGAGCTTCCCTGGTGGCTGGTTCGGTCCTCAGCTCGGCGAGCGCCGCGATCCTGAGCTGGCTCCTCGGTCTGCTCGGCTGGGACTCCAGCTCGAACGGGGTGATCCTCATCCGCATCGGTGCCGTCATCGTCTCCTTCGCGCTGATGTCGGGCGCCCTGGCGGCTATGGTCCGATTCCTCACCGGGACCTCCCTGCACTGGCAGACGATCTGGCCCGGCGCTCTCCTGGGCGGCGGCGCGATGACGATCCTGCAGTTCGGTGCGGGGTTCCTCCTCAGCTACACCCCGTCCAACCCGCTGCTCGCGACGTTCGCGATCTTCATCGGTCTGCTGCTCTGGTTCCGCATCAACGGCGTGGTGATGCTGGTGGCCTCCTCGTGGATCGCGGTCGCTGCACAGGACCGCGACCTGCCCCTCCTCACGCTGACCGAGGCCGAGCGCCGCATGGCGGAGTATCAGGCCCTGCTGACGGCTGCGCGCATCCGCGTGCGCGAAGCCCATGCCGCACGTGAAGCCGCACCCTGGTACCGCGTGTGGAGCGCGGCGAAGGCCGTGCGCGACGCGGAGCAGGAGCTCGCCGACCTCGAGGCCTCTCCTCCCCCGCCGCCCGATCCGAGCACGCCGCTCGCCCAGCGTCTGCTCTCCGAACTGCACCGACCGGGACGGGATGTCGGCAGCGCTCGTTAG
- a CDS encoding succinate dehydrogenase iron-sulfur subunit yields the protein MSTAIAEAPADTTEETGIQSFIVTFNIRRFNPEVDSEPHWVDYDVELYSTDRVLDALHKIKWEVDGSLTFRRSCAHGICGSDAMRINGRNRLACKTLIKDLDISKPIYVEAIKGLPLEKDLVVDMEPFFASYREVQPFLVASSVPEKGKERVQSIADREIFDDTTKCILCAACTSSCPVFWTDGQYFGPAAIVNAHRFIFDSRDDNAAVRLDILNDKEGVWRCRTTFNCSEACPRGIEVTKAIAEVKQAVLRGRP from the coding sequence ATGTCGACCGCCATCGCAGAGGCACCTGCCGATACGACCGAAGAGACCGGCATCCAGTCCTTCATCGTCACGTTCAACATCCGCCGGTTCAACCCGGAGGTCGACTCCGAGCCGCACTGGGTCGACTACGACGTGGAGCTCTACTCCACCGACCGCGTGCTCGACGCCCTGCACAAGATCAAGTGGGAGGTCGACGGCTCGCTCACCTTCCGGCGCTCGTGTGCCCACGGCATCTGCGGCTCCGACGCCATGCGCATCAACGGCCGCAACCGCCTGGCCTGCAAGACGCTGATCAAGGACCTCGACATCTCGAAGCCGATCTACGTCGAGGCGATCAAGGGTCTGCCGCTCGAGAAGGACCTCGTCGTCGACATGGAGCCGTTCTTCGCGTCGTACCGCGAGGTGCAGCCGTTCCTCGTCGCCAGCTCCGTTCCGGAGAAGGGCAAGGAGCGCGTCCAGTCCATCGCCGACCGCGAGATCTTCGACGACACCACCAAGTGCATCCTGTGCGCCGCGTGCACCTCGTCGTGCCCCGTGTTCTGGACCGACGGCCAGTATTTCGGGCCGGCGGCGATCGTCAACGCGCACCGCTTCATCTTCGACTCCCGTGACGACAACGCGGCTGTCCGCCTCGACATCCTCAACGACAAGGAAGGCGTGTGGCGCTGCCGCACCACCTTCAACTGCTCCGAGGCCTGCCCCCGTGGCATCGAGGTGACCAAGGCGATCGCCGAGGTCAAGCAGGCCGTGCTCCGAGGTCGCCCCTGA
- the sdhA gene encoding succinate dehydrogenase flavoprotein subunit, which yields MTTETQDSVVRDGVHYHQFDIVIVGAGGAGMRAAIEAGPGAKTAVISKLYPTRSHTGAAQGGMAAALANVEEDSWEWHTFDTVKGGDYLVDQDAAEILAKEAIDAVIDLENMGLPFNRTPEGKIDQRRFGGHTAEHGKTPVRRACYAADRTGHMILQTLFQNCVKLGINFFNEFYVLDLLTVKDADGKTQVSGVVAYDLATGELHVFQAKAVIFATGGFGKIFKTTSNAHTLTGDGVGIVWRKGLPLEDLEFFQFHPTGLAGLGILLTEGARGEGAILRNASGERFMERYAPTIKDLAPRDIVARCMVQEVLDGRGAGPHKDYVLLDCTHLGAEVLETKLPDITEFARTYLGVDPVVEPVPVMPTAHYAMGGIPTNNDGEVLADNTTVVPGLYAAGECACVSVHGANRLGTNSLLDINVFGKRAGRNAVEYVKTAEFVPLPENPAGFVSGMLEDLRNNQGTERIAVLRKTLQDEMDKGAQVFRTHDSLQHVLGVIAELRERYKNVHVDDKGQRFNTDLLEAVELGFLLDIAEVVVYAAQNREESRGGHMRDDFPKRNDEKYMKHTMAYLTGDPHSSTPSDHIKLDWKPVVFTKNDQGEFNYPPMERKY from the coding sequence GTGACTACCGAGACGCAGGATTCCGTCGTCCGTGACGGCGTGCACTACCACCAGTTCGACATCGTGATCGTGGGAGCCGGTGGAGCGGGCATGCGTGCCGCCATCGAAGCGGGCCCGGGCGCGAAGACCGCGGTGATCTCCAAGCTGTACCCCACGCGCTCGCACACCGGTGCGGCGCAGGGCGGCATGGCGGCAGCCCTCGCGAACGTCGAAGAGGACTCCTGGGAGTGGCACACCTTCGACACCGTGAAGGGCGGCGACTACCTCGTCGACCAGGACGCTGCCGAGATCCTCGCGAAGGAGGCCATCGACGCGGTCATCGACCTCGAGAACATGGGCCTCCCGTTCAACCGCACGCCCGAGGGAAAGATCGACCAGCGTCGCTTCGGCGGTCACACGGCCGAGCACGGCAAGACCCCGGTCCGCCGGGCCTGCTACGCCGCCGACCGCACCGGCCACATGATCCTGCAGACGCTGTTCCAGAACTGCGTCAAGCTCGGCATCAACTTCTTCAACGAGTTCTACGTGCTCGACCTGCTCACGGTGAAGGACGCCGACGGCAAGACCCAGGTCTCCGGCGTCGTCGCATATGACCTGGCCACCGGCGAGCTGCACGTCTTCCAGGCCAAGGCCGTGATCTTCGCGACCGGCGGTTTCGGCAAGATCTTCAAGACCACCTCGAACGCGCACACCCTCACGGGTGACGGCGTCGGCATCGTGTGGCGCAAGGGACTCCCCCTCGAGGACCTGGAGTTCTTCCAGTTCCACCCGACCGGGCTCGCCGGTCTCGGCATCCTCCTCACCGAGGGCGCACGAGGCGAAGGCGCGATCCTGCGCAACGCCTCCGGTGAGCGCTTCATGGAGCGCTACGCCCCCACCATCAAGGACCTCGCCCCGCGTGACATCGTCGCGCGCTGCATGGTGCAGGAGGTCCTGGACGGGCGCGGCGCCGGCCCCCACAAGGACTACGTGCTGCTCGACTGCACGCACCTGGGCGCCGAGGTGCTCGAGACCAAGCTCCCCGACATCACCGAGTTCGCCCGCACGTACCTCGGTGTCGACCCGGTCGTCGAGCCCGTGCCCGTGATGCCCACCGCGCACTACGCGATGGGCGGCATCCCGACCAACAACGACGGCGAGGTCCTCGCGGACAACACCACCGTCGTCCCCGGCCTCTACGCCGCGGGCGAGTGCGCATGCGTCTCGGTGCACGGCGCCAACCGCCTCGGCACCAACTCGCTGCTCGACATCAACGTCTTCGGCAAGCGCGCCGGCCGCAACGCCGTCGAGTACGTCAAGACCGCCGAGTTCGTCCCCCTCCCCGAGAACCCCGCCGGCTTCGTGTCGGGCATGCTCGAGGACCTGCGCAACAACCAGGGCACCGAGCGCATCGCCGTCCTGCGCAAGACGCTGCAGGACGAGATGGACAAGGGCGCGCAGGTGTTCCGCACGCACGACTCCCTCCAGCACGTGCTCGGCGTCATCGCCGAGCTGCGTGAGCGCTACAAGAACGTGCACGTCGACGACAAGGGTCAGCGGTTCAACACCGACCTGCTCGAAGCCGTCGAGCTGGGCTTCCTCCTCGACATCGCCGAGGTCGTCGTCTACGCCGCGCAGAACCGCGAGGAGAGCCGCGGCGGCCACATGCGCGACGACTTCCCGAAGCGCAACGACGAGAAGTACATGAAGCACACCATGGCTTACCTGACCGGTGATCCGCACTCCTCCACGCCGAGCGACCACATCAAGCTCGACTGGAAACCGGTCGTCTTCACGAAGAACGATCAGGGCGAGTTCAACTACCCGCCGATGGAGAGGAAGTACTGA
- a CDS encoding succinate dehydrogenase hydrophobic membrane anchor subunit: MSAQTITAAPARRRRGVNLEKWGWIFMRVSGVVLVVLIFGHLFVNLMVGEGIHALDFAFIAGKFATPFWQWWDVLMLWLALIHGANGMRTIVNDYVTNSTARKALVWALGLAAGLLIILGTLVVFTFDPCLGVTEDSVLWSECAAIVGN; this comes from the coding sequence ATGTCTGCACAGACCATCACCGCCGCCCCGGCTCGTCGTCGCCGCGGCGTCAACCTCGAGAAGTGGGGCTGGATCTTCATGCGCGTCTCGGGCGTCGTGCTCGTCGTGCTGATCTTCGGTCACCTGTTCGTCAACCTCATGGTCGGCGAAGGCATCCACGCCCTCGACTTCGCGTTCATCGCGGGCAAGTTCGCCACGCCGTTCTGGCAGTGGTGGGATGTGCTGATGCTGTGGCTCGCACTCATCCACGGCGCCAACGGCATGCGCACCATCGTGAACGACTACGTGACGAACAGCACGGCGCGCAAGGCGCTGGTCTGGGCGCTCGGGCTGGCCGCCGGCCTGCTCATCATCCTCGGCACGCTCGTGGTCTTCACGTTCGACCCGTGCCTGGGTGTGACCGAGGACAGCGTCCTCTGGTCCGAATGCGCCGCGATCGTCGGGAACTAG
- the sdhC gene encoding succinate dehydrogenase, cytochrome b556 subunit, producing MSTSARLTPSISETTSKTPRGTLYRGREGMWSWVLHRITGVAIFFFLLVHVLDTALIRVSPEAYNAVIGTYKNPIMALGEVVLVAGIVFHAMNGLRIIAVDFWSKGAKYQRQLFWGVLLVWGIIMAGFVPRHLMLAFAGFGGGH from the coding sequence GTGTCCACAAGCGCCCGCTTGACACCGTCGATTTCGGAAACCACGTCCAAGACCCCCCGCGGCACCCTCTACCGGGGTCGCGAAGGCATGTGGTCGTGGGTGCTTCACCGCATCACCGGAGTCGCCATCTTCTTCTTCCTGTTGGTGCACGTGCTCGACACGGCGCTGATCAGGGTGTCACCGGAGGCGTACAACGCCGTCATCGGGACATACAAGAACCCGATCATGGCCCTCGGTGAGGTCGTGCTCGTCGCCGGCATCGTGTTCCACGCGATGAACGGCCTGCGCATCATCGCCGTCGACTTCTGGTCGAAGGGCGCCAAGTACCAGCGCCAGCTGTTCTGGGGCGTCCTGCTGGTGTGGGGCATCATCATGGCCGGCTTCGTGCCCCGCCACCTGATGCTCGCGTTCGCCGGATTCGGAGGGGGACACTGA